The proteins below are encoded in one region of Neisseriales bacterium:
- a CDS encoding TIGR00730 family Rossman fold protein has product MKLQTICVFCGSNHGVDIAYEMAAKALARTLVQSQRKLVYGGGKIGLMGVMADTVIELSGHITGVIPHILVDKEQAHPKLSQLEIVANMHERKARMMALSDAFIALPGGLGTFEELFEILSWSQIGLHQKPCGVLNVNGFFDPLLSLLQANIAAGFMRKKHSDLLISHSTPEELLMALEHYHPPQVVKWLPRGKSDIAA; this is encoded by the coding sequence ATGAAATTGCAAACAATTTGTGTATTTTGTGGTTCTAATCATGGGGTGGATATTGCTTATGAAATGGCCGCTAAAGCGCTTGCTCGCACACTTGTTCAAAGCCAACGTAAGCTAGTTTATGGTGGTGGAAAAATTGGGTTAATGGGTGTAATGGCGGATACAGTAATTGAGCTAAGCGGGCACATAACAGGTGTTATACCTCATATATTGGTTGATAAAGAACAGGCGCATCCTAAGCTATCTCAGTTAGAAATTGTTGCCAACATGCATGAGCGTAAAGCGCGTATGATGGCTTTATCTGATGCCTTTATTGCATTACCTGGTGGATTAGGGACTTTTGAAGAATTATTTGAAATATTATCTTGGTCTCAGATTGGACTGCATCAGAAGCCTTGTGGCGTGCTAAATGTCAACGGTTTTTTTGATCCGCTTTTGTCTTTGCTTCAAGCCAATATTGCAGCAGGCTTTATGCGCAAAAAACATAGCGATTTACTTATTTCCCATTCAACACCAGAAGAGCTATTGATGGCTTTAGAACACTATCATCCGCCACAGGTTGTCAAGTGGTTGCCCAGAGGAAAAAGTGACATTGCTGCCTAA
- a CDS encoding amino acid permease — MKKQSVPAQESSLHRGLANRHVQMIAISGVIGTGLFLGAGKTISLAGPSIIFVYAIIGFILYFVIRAMGEILLSNLQYKSFLDFIDDILGPMWGFFAGWTYLFSWTVTVIAEIIAVAGFMQFWFPETPAWIPALTCTLVLMGMNLTTVKLFGETGFWFALIKVVAICALIVIGLGFIVTSFESSAGIASFSHIWNHGGFFPKGIFGFLAGFQIAIFTFNGIELLGTTAAETSEPTKTLPNAINTVLWKIVFLYIVTLAVIMSVTPWNMISSSKSPFVGMFMLIGFPAAAGIINFVVLTAAASVGNSGIFSASRMLYGLAEKGDTPQLFRKLSRRAVPANSIYIMSICTLGSAVLMLYFIPNVMEAFTVATSLTAILIMCVWSIIAYTYIVYRKKRPELHEQSIYKMPWGIPMSWIAIGFFICMAVSLAFKEDTRIALEFVPFWFIFLAIICSVLQKNKTK; from the coding sequence ATGAAAAAACAGTCTGTTCCCGCACAAGAATCTTCTTTACACAGAGGGCTTGCCAATCGACATGTCCAAATGATTGCAATTAGTGGCGTTATTGGCACAGGTTTATTCTTGGGTGCCGGCAAAACAATCAGTCTTGCTGGTCCATCTATTATCTTCGTTTATGCAATCATTGGTTTTATTTTATATTTTGTAATACGTGCTATGGGCGAAATACTTCTATCCAACTTACAGTATAAGTCCTTCCTTGATTTTATTGATGATATTTTAGGTCCAATGTGGGGGTTTTTTGCAGGGTGGACCTACTTATTCAGCTGGACCGTAACAGTGATAGCTGAAATTATTGCTGTTGCTGGCTTTATGCAATTTTGGTTTCCAGAAACCCCTGCTTGGATTCCAGCGCTTACTTGTACTTTAGTGCTAATGGGGATGAATTTGACCACCGTTAAACTATTCGGTGAAACAGGATTTTGGTTCGCTCTGATCAAAGTGGTTGCCATATGTGCTTTAATTGTGATTGGGTTAGGTTTTATTGTTACAAGCTTTGAATCATCTGCAGGTATAGCCTCATTTAGTCATATTTGGAATCATGGTGGATTTTTCCCAAAAGGGATATTTGGATTTCTTGCGGGATTCCAAATTGCGATATTTACATTTAACGGAATTGAGCTACTGGGTACAACTGCTGCCGAGACATCCGAACCGACCAAAACACTTCCAAACGCAATTAATACTGTGCTGTGGAAAATAGTCTTTTTATATATAGTTACACTAGCTGTCATTATGAGTGTAACACCTTGGAACATGATCTCATCTAGCAAGAGTCCGTTTGTAGGCATGTTTATGCTCATCGGTTTTCCTGCAGCCGCTGGTATCATCAATTTTGTCGTACTAACAGCCGCTGCCTCAGTGGGTAATAGCGGGATCTTTTCAGCTAGTCGAATGCTCTATGGTTTAGCGGAAAAAGGGGATACACCACAATTATTTAGAAAATTATCTCGTCGTGCAGTGCCAGCTAATAGCATTTATATCATGAGTATTTGTACGTTAGGTAGTGCTGTTTTAATGTTGTACTTTATCCCTAATGTGATGGAAGCTTTTACTGTGGCAACTTCTTTAACAGCCATCCTGATTATGTGCGTCTGGTCTATTATTGCTTACACTTATATTGTTTACCGTAAGAAACGGCCAGAATTGCACGAACAATCTATTTATAAGATGCCGTGGGGCATTCCTATGTCTTGGATTGCAATTGGATTTTTTATTTGCATGGCTGTTTCATTGGCTTTTAAAGAAGACACACGTATTGCATTGGAATTTGTGCCATTCTGGTTTATTTTCTTAGCCATCATCTGTAGCGTTCTTCAGAAAAATAAAACCAAATAA
- a CDS encoding Rne/Rng family ribonuclease codes for MKRMLFNATQVEELRVAIVDGQKLVNFDIETAGSEQRKGNIYKGIITRVEPSLEACFVDYGSDRHGFLPFKEIALRYHSHARIQEALHEGLEVLVQVDKDERGHKGAALTTYISLAGRYIVLMPNNPRGGGVSRRAEGESRQILKELMLKLDVPKGMSLIARTAGIGRSLEELKWDLSYLLQLWSAIDQSAWGESKQIESKIQAVKGPALIFLESSLVIRAIRDYFQPDIGELLIDTQAIYDQAKQFMEYVMPNYKNRIKLYQDDVPLFSRFQIEHQIETAFSRNVQLPSGGAIVIDHTEALVSIDVNSARSTKGADIEETAFKTNLEAVEEIARQLRLRDLGGLVIIDFIDMENIKNQRMIESALQDAIHQDRARIQLGRLSRFGLLELSRQRLKPSLGETNHITCPRCFGIGFIRGIESSALHILRILQEEAAKDHTNMVRAQVPVEVATFLLNEKRAELHNLEDRLGVNIILVPNIHLETPHYKIDRTRIDENSEIGDNPSYKMVEMPQAEGRINDELANVKPLEAAVKGITREQLPAQLTTTWIARIASRFLESLSGTFSSLFKKKPAVHIAQNHHRALRSQSVYHRKGRKNQRVGHQRREEQNYASDTQHALKQSADQTQQKYVASENRLKKEVVTHLLPHQDQNSDQLTNRPISVTENNIQPISVPKIDASINVVNSHEDNKTVKPRHYSRQARQAKRPTSAVIKPTTSSDALLDPQEPVQIPEKSVPIFEAKMVKKTRTPLPKKTNLSVAQENTVVVAKALLEPDVNKKTTKKLQHSIRYQVEQK; via the coding sequence ATGAAACGAATGCTGTTTAATGCTACACAAGTTGAAGAGCTGCGAGTAGCTATAGTGGATGGCCAAAAACTAGTTAATTTTGATATTGAAACAGCGGGTAGCGAGCAACGAAAGGGTAATATTTATAAAGGTATTATTACGCGTGTTGAGCCTTCTTTAGAGGCTTGTTTTGTAGACTATGGTAGTGATCGACACGGTTTTTTGCCTTTCAAAGAAATTGCCTTGCGATATCATTCACATGCACGTATTCAAGAAGCGCTCCATGAAGGTTTGGAGGTATTGGTACAGGTTGATAAGGATGAGCGCGGTCATAAAGGAGCGGCTTTAACGACTTATATTAGTTTAGCAGGTCGTTATATTGTGCTGATGCCTAACAACCCACGAGGTGGTGGTGTATCACGCCGAGCCGAAGGTGAAAGTCGGCAGATTCTAAAAGAGTTAATGCTCAAACTCGACGTCCCGAAAGGGATGAGTCTTATTGCAAGAACGGCAGGTATTGGTCGTTCACTAGAAGAGCTAAAATGGGACTTGAGTTATTTACTACAGCTTTGGTCAGCAATTGATCAATCAGCTTGGGGAGAAAGCAAGCAAATCGAAAGTAAAATTCAAGCAGTAAAGGGGCCAGCTCTGATTTTTTTAGAAAGTAGCCTTGTTATTCGCGCGATTCGCGATTATTTTCAGCCAGATATCGGTGAATTGTTGATTGATACACAAGCAATTTATGATCAAGCTAAACAATTCATGGAATATGTGATGCCTAATTATAAAAATCGCATCAAACTGTACCAAGATGATGTGCCTTTATTTTCTCGTTTTCAAATTGAACATCAAATCGAAACAGCGTTCTCACGTAATGTGCAACTTCCTTCTGGTGGAGCTATTGTTATTGACCATACCGAGGCTTTAGTATCAATTGATGTTAATTCTGCGCGCTCTACAAAAGGCGCTGATATTGAAGAGACTGCCTTTAAAACTAATCTCGAAGCAGTGGAAGAGATTGCTCGCCAGTTACGGTTACGTGATTTAGGTGGGCTTGTGATCATTGATTTTATTGATATGGAAAACATCAAGAATCAAAGGATGATTGAATCTGCATTACAAGACGCTATTCATCAAGATCGTGCTCGTATTCAGCTTGGTCGATTATCCCGTTTTGGTTTACTAGAGTTATCTCGACAACGACTAAAACCTAGTTTAGGTGAGACCAATCATATTACTTGTCCGCGTTGTTTTGGCATCGGTTTTATTAGAGGTATTGAGTCTTCGGCTTTACATATTTTACGTATCTTACAAGAAGAAGCGGCAAAGGATCATACTAACATGGTTCGTGCACAAGTACCTGTTGAAGTGGCTACTTTCCTACTCAATGAAAAGCGCGCCGAACTACATAATTTAGAAGATCGCCTTGGAGTTAATATTATTCTAGTGCCCAATATTCATCTTGAAACACCTCATTATAAAATTGATAGAACACGTATTGATGAGAACAGCGAAATTGGTGATAACCCAAGCTATAAAATGGTTGAAATGCCGCAAGCAGAAGGTCGTATAAATGATGAATTAGCCAATGTCAAACCACTTGAAGCGGCCGTTAAGGGTATTACAAGGGAGCAACTACCAGCTCAATTAACTACTACGTGGATTGCTCGTATCGCATCGCGCTTTTTAGAGAGCTTAAGCGGTACATTTTCATCTCTCTTTAAAAAGAAACCAGCTGTGCATATCGCTCAAAACCATCATCGTGCTTTAAGATCGCAATCCGTATATCACCGTAAAGGTCGAAAAAACCAGCGTGTTGGACATCAAAGAAGGGAAGAACAAAACTATGCATCGGATACACAGCATGCTCTAAAACAATCCGCTGACCAAACACAACAAAAATATGTGGCCAGCGAAAACCGTCTAAAAAAAGAGGTTGTTACGCATTTGCTGCCTCATCAAGATCAAAACTCAGATCAGTTAACGAATCGTCCAATTAGCGTCACAGAAAACAATATACAACCTATATCAGTACCAAAAATTGACGCATCTATTAACGTTGTTAATAGCCACGAAGATAATAAAACTGTCAAACCACGTCATTATTCTCGTCAAGCTAGACAAGCTAAACGCCCAACCTCTGCAGTGATTAAGCCAACCACTTCAAGTGATGCCTTGTTAGATCCTCAAGAGCCGGTTCAAATACCTGAAAAATCTGTACCCATTTTTGAAGCCAAAATGGTAAAAAAAACGCGTACGCCCCTTCCGAAAAAAACAAATCTATCCGTTGCTCAAGAAAATACCGTGGTTGTCGCCAAAGCACTTTTGGAGCCAGATGTTAATAAAAAAACAACTAAAAAACTGCAACACAGCATCAGATATCAGGTGGAGCAAAAATAA
- a CDS encoding HAD-IA family hydrolase, translating to MPIQNRLPSFLQLIIFDWDGTLIDSTAHIVRTINAAFTEHNLPIPSQEAAKHIIGLSFYQAITQLTPTLPDTKRHQLIETYRQLYANGLEEVVLFDQVKTGLSALKNKGVLLAIATGKSRKGLDDNLAMTGTQNLFATTRTVDECPSKPDPAMIHAILSELNITPNHAIMIGDTSYDLMMARYAGINSVGVNYGAHSVDMLRTCLPVAIFDEFVSLYEWLIQQLGSQHARMA from the coding sequence ATGCCTATACAGAATCGTTTACCAAGTTTTTTACAACTGATCATCTTTGATTGGGATGGCACGCTAATAGACTCAACAGCTCATATTGTACGAACAATCAATGCGGCTTTTACCGAACATAACCTACCTATACCCTCTCAGGAAGCGGCTAAACATATTATTGGTCTATCATTTTATCAAGCTATAACACAACTGACACCAACACTACCTGATACAAAAAGACACCAACTGATTGAAACCTATCGCCAGCTGTATGCAAATGGATTAGAGGAAGTTGTGCTGTTTGATCAAGTAAAAACAGGTTTATCTGCACTAAAAAATAAAGGGGTATTGCTTGCTATTGCCACTGGCAAAAGCCGAAAGGGACTAGATGATAACCTTGCCATGACAGGAACCCAAAACCTATTTGCTACAACACGTACCGTTGATGAATGCCCTTCTAAACCAGATCCGGCTATGATTCATGCTATCTTAAGTGAGTTGAATATCACACCAAATCACGCCATCATGATAGGAGATACTTCTTATGATCTGATGATGGCGCGCTATGCTGGCATCAACAGCGTTGGTGTAAATTATGGCGCTCATTCTGTTGATATGCTTCGTACTTGCTTGCCTGTTGCTATTTTTGATGAATTTGTATCACTGTATGAATGGCTTATTCAACAACTTGGATCACAACATGCTCGAATGGCTTGA
- the ftnA gene encoding non-heme ferritin, translating to MLAPEMIQRLNNQINLEFYSSNLYLQMSAWVADRGFTGSAFFLGKHAAEELTHMQRLFSYVSETGGLPIIGAIAAPPSQFSSLTEVFQQTLAHEKMITTQINELVHTAMAMKDYSTFNFLQWYVSEQHEEEKLFRGILDKIEMIGQDNKSFFLVDKEIQNMARIGVVANAAPHG from the coding sequence GTGCTAGCACCAGAAATGATCCAACGTTTAAATAACCAAATCAATTTGGAGTTTTATTCTTCTAATCTTTATTTGCAGATGAGTGCTTGGGTAGCTGATAGAGGGTTTACGGGATCCGCTTTCTTCTTGGGTAAGCATGCAGCGGAAGAATTAACACATATGCAACGCTTGTTTAGCTATGTGAGTGAAACGGGAGGTTTACCCATCATTGGTGCAATTGCAGCACCTCCTAGTCAATTTTCATCGCTTACCGAAGTATTTCAGCAAACGCTTGCACATGAAAAAATGATCACCACTCAAATTAATGAATTAGTACACACTGCAATGGCGATGAAAGACTACTCTACCTTTAATTTTTTGCAGTGGTATGTTAGTGAACAGCATGAAGAAGAAAAACTCTTCCGGGGTATCTTAGATAAGATTGAAATGATCGGTCAAGACAATAAATCATTCTTTTTGGTGGATAAAGAAATCCAAAATATGGCAAGAATTGGTGTCGTAGCTAATGCTGCGCCCCATGGATGA
- a CDS encoding S49 family peptidase, translating to MKTQQPRWERTVLEQIAMQGLLEQRRLRRWKIFFRLAWLSVLLVILYHIFYYHTASALHSTAPFTAVIDLKETIDSDHDTANKLVAGIEAALDNPNTRGVIIHANSPGGSPVQAGIAFDGIRKLKQQYPKIPIYTVVEDMCTSGCYYIACATDKIYVDKASIIGSIGVVSDGFGFVDIMKKLGIERRLQTAGDNKVINDPFSPQNPKHQAVIKTLLDHIHQQFIQAVKIGRGNRLKKDQALFSGQIYLGNKGCQLGLADGMGNIRSIAEDVIKTKQLRNFTVQEPLMDRLAKTWGVQSDTQLFNKLLHTLSIR from the coding sequence ATGAAAACGCAACAACCTCGTTGGGAGCGCACTGTTCTTGAACAAATTGCCATGCAGGGATTGCTGGAACAACGCCGACTAAGACGTTGGAAGATTTTTTTTCGTTTAGCGTGGCTGAGTGTTCTTTTGGTTATCCTGTACCATATTTTTTACTACCACACTGCTTCAGCACTGCATAGCACAGCCCCCTTTACCGCAGTCATTGATCTGAAAGAGACTATTGATAGTGATCACGATACGGCCAATAAACTTGTGGCAGGTATCGAAGCGGCTTTAGATAATCCCAATACACGTGGCGTTATTATTCATGCTAATAGTCCAGGCGGCTCTCCTGTACAGGCTGGCATTGCCTTTGATGGAATCAGAAAACTTAAGCAACAATATCCAAAAATACCTATTTATACTGTTGTAGAAGATATGTGCACTTCAGGTTGTTACTATATCGCTTGTGCTACAGATAAAATATATGTAGATAAAGCAAGCATAATTGGCTCAATTGGTGTCGTGTCTGATGGCTTCGGTTTTGTTGATATAATGAAAAAGCTTGGTATTGAAAGGCGCCTGCAAACAGCTGGTGACAATAAAGTTATCAATGACCCATTTTCTCCTCAAAACCCTAAACATCAGGCAGTTATTAAAACGCTTTTGGATCATATCCACCAACAATTTATTCAAGCTGTCAAAATTGGGCGTGGCAATCGCCTAAAAAAGGATCAGGCGCTTTTTTCTGGTCAAATCTACTTAGGAAACAAAGGTTGCCAACTTGGACTTGCAGATGGTATGGGTAATATACGTAGTATTGCTGAAGACGTTATTAAAACTAAGCAGTTGAGGAACTTTACAGTCCAAGAACCACTTATGGATCGACTTGCTAAAACTTGGGGCGTGCAATCAGATACGCAATTATTTAATAAGCTATTACATACGCTATCAATACGTTAA
- a CDS encoding RluA family pseudouridine synthase — protein MSSQRKTSVTYSLIHEEYAGQRIDHFLHCLLKNAPKSLIYRFIRTGQVRINKRRTTPDYRLMAGDNIRIPPVDVTQFKVLPCAPRRKNFKIVYEDDALLVIDKPAHVASHGGSGIAFGVIEQLKQARPDAKYLRLAHRLDKDTSGLLMIAKKHAALVRLHDILRNGLSDKHYYALLLGHVLNYQEDITLPLHEGRTSEGKKYVQVNQNGRFARTILTVVKKYHDYTLVDALIKTGRTHQIRVHTQYLGHPVAGDALYGDFNHNRSLARWGLKRMFLHAYRITLPHPISNKSLTMESPLPVDLQKLLDRLEV, from the coding sequence ATGTCAAGTCAGCGCAAAACATCTGTCACTTATTCACTTATTCATGAGGAATATGCTGGTCAACGTATTGACCATTTTTTACATTGTTTACTGAAAAATGCACCAAAAAGCCTCATCTATCGCTTTATTCGTACTGGTCAAGTACGTATCAATAAAAGGCGTACTACTCCAGATTACCGACTAATGGCAGGCGATAATATTCGCATTCCACCTGTTGATGTAACACAATTTAAAGTATTACCCTGCGCTCCTAGAAGAAAAAATTTTAAAATTGTGTACGAAGATGATGCATTGTTGGTCATTGATAAACCAGCCCATGTTGCTTCGCATGGCGGAAGTGGCATTGCTTTTGGTGTCATCGAGCAATTAAAGCAAGCAAGGCCTGATGCCAAGTATCTCCGGTTAGCCCATCGCTTAGATAAAGATACCTCTGGTTTACTCATGATCGCTAAAAAACATGCAGCATTAGTACGATTACATGACATTTTGCGAAATGGTTTATCTGACAAGCATTATTATGCTTTACTTTTAGGGCATGTCTTAAACTATCAGGAAGATATCACGTTACCCCTACACGAAGGTCGTACTTCAGAAGGAAAAAAATACGTTCAAGTCAATCAAAATGGTCGTTTTGCTCGTACAATACTAACCGTTGTAAAAAAATACCATGACTATACCTTGGTTGATGCGTTGATTAAAACAGGGCGTACGCATCAAATACGTGTACATACGCAGTATCTTGGACATCCTGTTGCAGGAGATGCGTTATATGGTGATTTTAATCACAATAGAAGTTTAGCTAGATGGGGATTAAAACGTATGTTTTTACATGCTTATCGCATTACATTGCCCCACCCTATCAGTAATAAATCGCTGACTATGGAGTCGCCTTTACCCGTGGATTTACAAAAACTACTTGATCGGCTTGAGGTTTAA
- a CDS encoding C40 family peptidase, whose amino-acid sequence MILKCRFFIIILASFCNVMGLVFTSPASADTATESELAQSTAVDELLLQAMTLIGVAYKFGGSNPIRGLDCSGFIQYIFKQSLNLSMPRTAADFD is encoded by the coding sequence ATGATTTTAAAGTGCCGTTTTTTTATCATAATTTTGGCTAGTTTTTGCAATGTAATGGGTCTAGTGTTTACCTCGCCAGCGAGTGCGGATACGGCCACTGAATCTGAATTAGCACAAAGTACAGCGGTAGATGAGCTTTTGTTGCAAGCCATGACCCTAATTGGTGTCGCGTACAAATTTGGTGGCTCTAACCCAATTCGAGGTTTAGATTGTAGCGGATTTATTCAATATATTTTCAAGCAATCCCTGAATTTGAGTATGCCCCGTACTGCAGCAGATTTTGATTGA
- a CDS encoding dCTP deaminase, whose product MSIKSDQWIRRMAIEKDMIAPFESKQIKIVDGKRIISYGTSSYGYDIRCADEFKVFTNINNSIVDPKNFDPQSFIEISGKGYCLIPPNSFALARTLEYFKIPRNILTICVGKSTYARCGIIVNVTPFEPEWEGYVTLEFSNTTPLPAKIYANEGVAQVLFFESDEICDTSYKDRQGKYMGQQGVTLPKT is encoded by the coding sequence GTGAGCATTAAATCAGACCAGTGGATACGTCGCATGGCCATCGAAAAAGATATGATTGCCCCTTTTGAATCAAAGCAAATCAAGATTGTTGATGGCAAAAGGATTATCTCATATGGCACATCTAGTTATGGTTATGATATCCGTTGTGCCGATGAATTTAAGGTATTCACTAATATCAATAACTCTATTGTTGACCCTAAAAACTTTGATCCGCAATCATTTATTGAAATTTCGGGCAAAGGATACTGCCTGATCCCTCCCAATTCTTTTGCCTTAGCAAGGACATTAGAATATTTTAAGATCCCGCGCAATATTCTCACTATTTGTGTAGGTAAATCAACTTATGCTCGCTGCGGCATTATTGTCAACGTTACCCCATTTGAGCCAGAATGGGAAGGTTATGTTACGTTAGAATTTTCTAATACCACGCCCTTGCCTGCTAAAATCTACGCCAATGAAGGGGTAGCCCAAGTATTATTTTTTGAGTCCGACGAAATTTGCGATACTTCCTATAAAGATCGACAAGGAAAATATATGGGTCAGCAAGGGGTAACACTACCTAAAACTTAA
- a CDS encoding SDR family NAD(P)-dependent oxidoreductase: MIVLVTGATSGFGEAIAKRFVKEGHFVIATGRRQNRLNDLQSLLGKPCYTLNFDVADRIATENALSSLPDRFSKIDVLINNAGLAIGTETFADCVLDEWEVMVNTNIKGLLYCTYLVLQGMLKRSNGHIINLGSVAGEWPYRGGNVYGASKAFVHQLSNNLRIDLLGTPIRVTNIEPGFSGNTEFSIVRFRGDKTKAKALYDKTQPLTAEDIAEAVYWVCALPKHVNINVLQMMPICQTYAGLTVHQASK; the protein is encoded by the coding sequence ATGATTGTTTTGGTAACAGGTGCTACTTCTGGTTTTGGGGAGGCGATTGCTAAACGCTTTGTAAAAGAAGGGCACTTTGTTATTGCAACAGGTCGACGCCAAAATAGATTGAATGATCTACAATCATTGCTGGGTAAGCCATGCTATACGCTAAATTTTGACGTAGCAGATCGTATTGCTACAGAAAATGCCCTATCTTCTTTACCTGATCGCTTTTCAAAAATAGATGTTTTAATTAATAACGCTGGACTTGCTATTGGTACGGAAACCTTTGCAGATTGTGTACTTGATGAATGGGAAGTAATGGTTAACACCAATATTAAGGGATTGCTTTACTGTACATACCTTGTGTTACAAGGGATGCTAAAGCGCTCAAATGGCCACATTATCAATCTTGGTTCGGTAGCTGGGGAGTGGCCTTATCGTGGCGGTAATGTGTACGGAGCCAGTAAAGCTTTTGTGCATCAATTGAGTAATAATTTGCGCATTGATTTATTGGGTACTCCGATACGTGTAACGAATATTGAGCCTGGATTTAGTGGAAATACAGAGTTTTCTATTGTTCGATTCCGTGGTGATAAGACAAAAGCCAAAGCGCTTTATGATAAGACGCAACCGCTTACTGCTGAAGATATTGCCGAGGCAGTTTATTGGGTTTGCGCACTACCTAAACATGTCAATATCAATGTCCTACAAATGATGCCTATTTGTCAAACTTATGCTGGTCTTACTGTGCATCAAGCTAGCAAGTAA